The Pseudomonadota bacterium DNA window GGCGGAGCCCGCGCTGAACGCCATGGGCAGCACGGTCGAGAACATGACGAACGGCGCCTTCCGCAAGTCGTTCCTGTCGTTCTCGGTGGCGGTCGGCGTCGGTCTCGGCATCGCGCTCGGCGTGACCAAGATCGTTTTCGACGTGAAGATCGCGTACCTGCTCATCCCCGCCTACGCGGCGGCCGTGCTCCTCACCGCCTTCTCGGACGAGGACTACGTCAACGTGGCGTGGGACAGCGCCGGCGTCACGACCGGCCCGGTCACCGTGCCGCTGGTCCTGGCGATCGGCCTCGGGTTGGGTGACGCGGTCAGCGTCGTAGAGGGCTTCGGGATCCTCGCCATGGCCTCGGTTTGCCCGATCGTGTCGGTCCTGGCGACCGGGCTCTTCGTGCAACGGCGGATCCGGCGGCGGGCTGCGGAGAGGGCACAGGTCGCGCTATCGGAGGTCAAGTCGCTATGAGCGAGAGGGAGATCACGGTGCTCACGGACGTGGCGCTGGTCACGTGCGTGGTGCAGAAGGGGGGCGCCGACGCGGTGGTCGAGGCGGCCCGGCAGGCCGGTGCGCAGGGTGCGACCGTCCACTACGCCCGTGGGTACGGCGTGCGCGAGCGGCTCGGCATCCTCGGCGTCGCGGTGGACGTGGAGAAGGAGGTCGTCGACATTGTCGTGTCGACCGATCAGACCGATCGCGTCATGGAGAGCATGTACCTGGCCGGCAAGCTGGACACCCCAGGGATGGGGTTCATCTGCGTCCGCCCGCTCGAGAAGGCCGCGACGTACGTCCCGCGGAACGTTCTCGAGCGGCTCGAGCGGAAGTGCGAGGAGGCCGATGACTGACGGTGCCGCCGCACGCCGGTGGTCGAAGGAGCTCGCCCGGCCGAGCCGCGCCGTCGTCTGCGTTCTGCCGCGCGGGGAGGCGCTGCCGATCCTCGAGGCGCTGCGCGTCGACAAGGGCGTCGCCACCGCCTTCCTGCACAACGCCCGCGGCGCGGCGTTCGCCGGGGGGGGGCGGAGGAGCGGCATGGGGCGCGAGGCGGAGAAGGACATCCTGACGGTGTTCGCGCCCGAGGAGCGCGCGGACGAGCTGTTCGAGTACCTCTACGAGAAGGTCGGGATCGCGGAGCGCCCGCAGGCGTTCCTGTACATGGAGAGGCCGGCGGCGGTGACGCCGTTCGCGCTGCCTGGGCACGGCCAAGGGCCCTGCTAGCGGGCCTCGGCGACCCGGGGCGCGTTGCGCGCACACGCTTCGTTTCACCGCGGTGAGATGCTATATAGAGCGGACTGACCATCTCGCGGCGCGAGGGGAGGGGCCTGATGTTCGAACCGGCGAAACCGGTGATAGGCGGCGGGAGAAGCGGCCTGGCGGAGCTCCTCAAGGCGGGGTTCGTGTCCCCGTTCGCGCGGCTTTACGACAACCTGCGGCTCTTCCGCCGCGAGGGCGTCTCCTTCTATCTCCTGTTCCTTTTCGCCCTCGTCGTCGTGAGCGGGCTGGTGTTCGTCGCCGTCGCGACCGACGGCTTCGGGGCGCTCCTGCGCCCGCGCGCGATCGCCGCGGACCGGGCGCTGACGATCGTCGTCCTCTGTCTCGCGATGGCGTTCGCGGTCCTGCTCGGCGCCAACATCACCTCGGCCCTCACGGCGAGGAAGATCAAGGAGGTGAGAGGTTTGAACCACGCCGTGAATCAAAGGAAGCACCTCCTCGTGCTCGGCTGGAAGGAGCGCATGGCCGATCTGCTCGAGGGGCTGCTCGCGGAACGCGACCTGGGCGCCGAGAACGTCGTCGTCGTCGCGGACATCGACGCCGAGCGGGCCGAGGACCTGATGTCGGATCCGGATCTCACCGGCGTCCGCGTGGTCCGCGGGCCGCACTACGCCGAGAAGACGCTCAAGCTCGCCGCGCCGGACAAGGCGAGCGCGGTGCTGCTGCTCGCCGACGAGTCGAAGCCCGGGAGCAACGACTTCGAGATCGACTCCCGCACCGTGATGGCCGCCCTCGTCCTCGCGAAGCACGTCCGCAACGCGCACGTGGTCGCGGAGCTCCTCGACGAGAGCCACGAGGCGTTCCTGCGCAACTCGCGGATCGTCGACGAGATCATCTACCCGCGGAGGTACGGCGGGCAGCTGCTCCGGCTCGCCATGGACGGCATCGGGCTCGTGAACACGTTCAACGCGCTCGTCCAGGGGCAGGGCGAGGGGCAGGTCGTCACGTGCCGCATCCCGGACGCCCTGATCGGGCGGCCGTTCGCCGAGCTGCGCGCCGAGATCGGCCGCGAGCGGCCGGGCGCCCTGGTCATCGGGCTCGTCGAGCACACGGGCAAGCACGCCGAGCGCAAGGCCGAGGCGCTGCGCGAGGCCCAGCGCACCCCGGACGTCAAGCGGCTCGTCGAGAACCTGAAGGCGGTCAAGACGCTCGTCGCGAACCAGCCGCGGCTGAACCCGCCGGAAGATCACGTCGTCAAGGCGAACACCCTGGCGATCGTCATCGAGCGGAAGGAGGGTTGAGATGGAGCCCACGCTTCAAGAGCGGCTCGCCGCGATCCCGATCTTCGCCCGCGCCTTCGCCGAGTGCCCGAAGGACGCCGAGCACCTCGTCGGGGCGCTCGTCGCGCACAGGTTCGAGCCGGGCGCCGTCATCCTCGAGGAGGGCGAGGAGGGGACGTGCTGCTACATCCTGCACCGGGGCCGCGTCCGCGTGGAGAAGAAGACGCCGCAGGGCGACACCTACCCGGTCGCGATGATCGACGCCGGCGCCAACGCCGTGTTCGGCGAGCCCGCGCTCCTCGCGACCGATCGCCGCGGCGCGGCGGTCGTCGCCGAGACCGAGGCCCAGTGCTACTCCCTGTCCAAGAACGACTTCGACGCCATGGGGGACGAGCACCCGCGCCTCGGCCTGCTCATCACGCGCGAGGTCGCCCGCGTCCAGGCGCAACGGCTGACGAAGACCAACAACGATCTCGTCACCATGTTCACCGCGTTCGTGTCCGAGATCGAGGACGGGTAGAGGAGGCTAGAGGTTCTTCTCGAGGAGCCGCATCGCCTCGTCGATCTCCTTCGTCGTCACGTTGAGGCAGCCGCGGAAGCGGACCGACTTCGTGCCGCTCGCGAGCGTCGCGAGCCCGGCATCCCAGCACTTCGTCCGCAGCTCGTTGCGGGCCGCGGTGTCCTTCATGTCGAACGCGACGAAGAGGCCCTTGCCGCGGACGTTCGAGATCCTGCCGCCGCTCTTGGCCGCGAGGCCGTTCAGGTTCTCGAGGAAGTACGCGCCCACCTTGGCCGCGTTCTCGACGAGGCCGTCCTCCTGGATGATCTCGGCGTACTTGACGCCGCGGATCATGTCGACGAGGTTGCCGCCCCACGTGGAGTTGATGCGGCTCGACTTCCTGAACACGTTGTCCTCGACCTCGTCGATGCGCGCGGAGCACATGACGCCGCACACCTGGGCCTTCTTGCCGAAGGCGAAGAGGTCGGGCCGCATGTCGTAGTGCTCGTAGGCCCAGAGCTTGCCCGTGACGCCCATGCCGGACTGGACCTCGTCGAAGATGAGCAGGAACTCGTTCTCGTCGGCGAGCTCGCGGAGCTTCTGGAAGAACTCCTTGCGGAAGTGGTTGTCGCCGCCCTCTCCCTGGATCGACTCCACGATGAGACAGGCGATGTCGTCCTTGTTGTCGCGGCAGGCCTTCTCGATCTCGTCGATCGCCTGCTTCTCGACCTTCTCGACGTCCGCGATCACCTCGGGCGTCACCGGGAAGCGGAGCTTCGGGTTCACGATCCGCGGCCACTTGAACTTCGGGTAGAAGTCGGTCTTGGTCGGGTCGGTGTTCGTCAGCGACATGGTGTAGCCGGTCCGGCCGTGGAACGACTCGCGGAAGTGGATCACCTGCTGGCCCTTCTCGCCCTGGATCCCCTTGGCGAGGTTCTTCCGGACCTTCCAGTCGAACGCGGCCTTGAGCGCGTTCTCGACGGCGAGGCCGCCGCCGGCGACGAAGAACATGTACTTCATGTACGCGGGCTTCACGAGCGCCGCGAAGCGGTCGACGAACGCGCCGTACTCCTTGCAGTAGATGTCGGAGTTCGCGGGGTTCGCGATCGCGGCCCACTTGAGCGACTCGAGGAACTCCGCGTCGCCGTGCAGCTTCGGGTGGTTGTGCCCGACCGGGAGCGAGGCGAAGTAGCTGTAGAAGTCGAGGTACTCCTTGCCGGTCGCGGCGTCGACCATGTACGAGCCGTGGCTCTTCTGGAGGTCGATGATGAGGTGGAAGCCGTCGACGAGGATGTGTTTCTTCAGGGTGTCGATCACCTTGCCAGCGTCCATTGTGTATTTCGACATGTTCGTCCTCCTTACAAGCCTTCTTACTATCAGTTGACGATTAGCAACACCCCCTAACGCTCGGGGGAAGAAAGGGGCCGCGGGCTCACTCCCGCGTCACCGTGCGCGCGACCTCCTCGGGCGTCGTGACGCCGAGCGAGACCGCTCGGATCGCCGACTCGTAGAGCGTCCGCATGCCCGCCCGCCGCGCCATCGCGTGGATGGCGTCGATCGCCGCGCCGTCCGTGACGGCCTTGCGGATCTCCT harbors:
- a CDS encoding P-II family nitrogen regulator — its product is MSEREITVLTDVALVTCVVQKGGADAVVEAARQAGAQGATVHYARGYGVRERLGILGVAVDVEKEVVDIVVSTDQTDRVMESMYLAGKLDTPGMGFICVRPLEKAATYVPRNVLERLERKCEEADD
- a CDS encoding NAD-binding protein codes for the protein MFEPAKPVIGGGRSGLAELLKAGFVSPFARLYDNLRLFRREGVSFYLLFLFALVVVSGLVFVAVATDGFGALLRPRAIAADRALTIVVLCLAMAFAVLLGANITSALTARKIKEVRGLNHAVNQRKHLLVLGWKERMADLLEGLLAERDLGAENVVVVADIDAERAEDLMSDPDLTGVRVVRGPHYAEKTLKLAAPDKASAVLLLADESKPGSNDFEIDSRTVMAALVLAKHVRNAHVVAELLDESHEAFLRNSRIVDEIIYPRRYGGQLLRLAMDGIGLVNTFNALVQGQGEGQVVTCRIPDALIGRPFAELRAEIGRERPGALVIGLVEHTGKHAERKAEALREAQRTPDVKRLVENLKAVKTLVANQPRLNPPEDHVVKANTLAIVIERKEG
- a CDS encoding cyclic nucleotide-binding domain-containing protein encodes the protein MEPTLQERLAAIPIFARAFAECPKDAEHLVGALVAHRFEPGAVILEEGEEGTCCYILHRGRVRVEKKTPQGDTYPVAMIDAGANAVFGEPALLATDRRGAAVVAETEAQCYSLSKNDFDAMGDEHPRLGLLITREVARVQAQRLTKTNNDLVTMFTAFVSEIEDG
- the lat gene encoding L-lysine 6-transaminase, yielding MSKYTMDAGKVIDTLKKHILVDGFHLIIDLQKSHGSYMVDAATGKEYLDFYSYFASLPVGHNHPKLHGDAEFLESLKWAAIANPANSDIYCKEYGAFVDRFAALVKPAYMKYMFFVAGGGLAVENALKAAFDWKVRKNLAKGIQGEKGQQVIHFRESFHGRTGYTMSLTNTDPTKTDFYPKFKWPRIVNPKLRFPVTPEVIADVEKVEKQAIDEIEKACRDNKDDIACLIVESIQGEGGDNHFRKEFFQKLRELADENEFLLIFDEVQSGMGVTGKLWAYEHYDMRPDLFAFGKKAQVCGVMCSARIDEVEDNVFRKSSRINSTWGGNLVDMIRGVKYAEIIQEDGLVENAAKVGAYFLENLNGLAAKSGGRISNVRGKGLFVAFDMKDTAARNELRTKCWDAGLATLASGTKSVRFRGCLNVTTKEIDEAMRLLEKNL